The following proteins are encoded in a genomic region of Drosophila willistoni isolate 14030-0811.24 chromosome 3R, UCI_dwil_1.1, whole genome shotgun sequence:
- the LOC6650509 gene encoding terminal uridylyltransferase Tailor codes for MRRIVEEMHPYWLEKPLYSNAERQYYESAGKTITLVVADSIIKKTKRITKAMAEKEKENEHENQQNAPQSQQSSFLYLNPLTMEANFFLQTLEDVTRTHGNQLQLDPHLTKLLESIVVGIEKYLDGNPTYIGANETNGESGNTESGVNFVLPAELSKIKRTFSCTACTNRIVGTTINKAVAHLAERHPNPNPNNQPQNPTQHPTRQEKKRAQVEARAKLNIQLPKKAKSLILGEMTNVFKDKYPVADKLKVIPEYDQIEQDLCLLLAPVFPKQQMRVYKFGSRITGIGTRSSDLDVFVDIGNTFHIFEHRASKTTIAKLRTMRMKFVNSNHWRIISVIEQARVPIIKTCHLPTGIECDICLNSLGFCNTNLLKYLFELQPIAQYMCIYVKNWLERCKLTEQITTYSITLMLIYFLQLEKLLPPINVLQDDQGFKQMVGPWIVNFAQKSLSELGLQSVEVTVPVVKKYLKAFFSYYATFKYDRFLVCPYYGIPDVDLLLIEKSLPGRYSNYAQENPDCTLQLRKPMVVHDPIQLNHNVTKAVTRNGLQTFVDYCQQTSALLGDSGQNWRQRNA; via the exons ATGCGTAGAATCGTTGAAGAAATGCATCCTTACTGGCTGGAAAAACCCCTCTACAGCAATGCGGAGAGACAATACTACGAGAGCGCGGGAAAAACTATCACTTTG GTAGTTGCCgattcaataataaaaaagaccAAAAGGATTACCAAAGCCATGGCAgagaaggagaaggaaaatGAACATGAAAACCAACAGAATGCTCCGCAAAGTCAGCAAAGTAGTTTTCTATAT CTGAATCCGCTGACTATGGAGGCAAACTTCTTTCTTCAAACCCTTGAGGATGTCACTCGTACTCATGGCAATCAGCTACAATTGGATCCACATTTGACCAAGCTGTTGGAAAGCATTGTAGTGggaattgaaaaatatttagatGGCAATCCCACCTACATTGGGGCCAATGAAACTAATGGTGAATCCGGCAACACAGAGAGTGGTGTGAACTTTGTACTGCCTGCAGAGCTGTCCAAGATCAAACGTACGTTCAGTTGCACTGCATGCACCAATCGGATAGTAGGAACTACCATAAACAAGGCAGTGGCTCATTTGGCCGAAAGACATCCGAATCCCAATCCCAATAATCAACCACAAAACCCGACACAACATCCAACGCGACAGGAGAAAAAACGCGCCCAGGTGGAGGCGCGTGCCAAGCTGAATATTCAATTGCCCAAGA AGGCCAAATCTCTGATTTTAGGTGAGATGACAAATGTATTCAAGGACAAGTATCCTGTAGCTGATAAATTAAAAGTCATACCGGAGTACGATCAAATTGAACAAGATCTGTGTTTGCTTCTGGCCCCTGTGTTTCCAAAGCAGCAAATGCGAGTTTATAAATTTGGTTCTCGTATCACCGGCATTGGCACTCGGTCCTCCGATCTGGATGTATTTGTGGATATTG GAAACACTTTTCACATCTTTGAGCATCGCGCCTCGAAGACCACCATTGCCAAATTGCGAACGATGCGAATGAAATTCGTCAACAGTAACCATTGGCGGATCATCAGTGTGATAGAACAGGCTCGTGTTCCCATTATAAAGACTTGCCATCTGCCCACTGGCATTGAGTGTGACATTTGTCTAAATAGTTTGGGTTTTTGTAATAcaaatttacttaaatatCTTTTCGAATTGCAGCCCATTG CTCAATATATGTGTATCTACGTGAAGAACTGGTTGGAACGTTGCAAGCTTACGGAACAAATAACTACTTATAGCATAACCCTaatgttgatttattttttgcaattggaaaaacttttgcccCCCATAAATGTTTTGCAAGATGATCAGGGCTTTAAGCAGATGGTGGGAC CTTGGATAGTGAACTTTGCACAAAAATCGTTAAGTGAACTTGGTTTACAATCTGTGGAAGTCACAGTGCCGGTTGtgaaaaagtatttaaaagcTTTCTTTAGTTACTATGCCACATTTAAGTATGATCGTTTTTTGGTCTGCCCATATTATGGTATACCAGATGTCGATTTATTGCTTATTGAAAAGAGTCTGCCCGGGCG ctaTTCGAATTATGCCCAAGAGAATCCCGACTGTACCTTACAATTGCGCAAGCCGATGGTTGTCCATGATCCCATACAATTGAATCATAATGTTACCAAAGCAGTGACCCGAAATGGACTTCAAACGTTTGTTGATTATTGCCAGCAAACCTCAGCTTTGCTGGGAGACTCTGGGCAAAATTGGCGTCAGCGAAATGCTTAA
- the LOC6650511 gene encoding dephospho-CoA kinase, whose translation MFILAITGGIATGKSTVSKVFERNGVPVIDADKIAREIVEPGQPCWHKIRAVFGDEVLLPSKELNRAALGKMIFADKELRGKLNKITHPVIHRTIFWRVCKLLITGQPWIVLDLPLLFETGILFDFIHKIVTVSCDSEKQLQRLIARNELTESEARHRVDSQMPLEKKCEKSHFVIDNNGSVKDTEESALRIFNMMQESKQHWFNRLRFFGLILMIGFSIFLISRFFLNGGWPKSWSF comes from the exons atgtttatattgGCAATAACTGGTGGCATTGCCACAGGTAAGAGTACCGTGAGCAAGGTATTTGAACGCAATGGAGTACCTGTGATTGATGCTGACAAAATAGCCAGAGAGA TTGTGGAACCAGGCCAACCTTGTTGGCACAAAATTCGGGCCGTCTTTGGGGATGAAGTTCTTTTGCCCAGTAAGGAGTTGAATCGGGCGGCCTTGGGAAAAATGATATTCGCGGATAAGGAGCTGAGGGGCAAACTTAATAAGATAACTCATCCGGTTATACATCGCACTATATTTTGGCGTGTGTGCAAGCTTCTAATCACTGGACAACCTTGGATAGTGCTCGATTTGCCCTTGCTATTTGAAACTGGTATCCTGTTTGATTTCATACACAAAATTGTCACAGTTTCCTG TGATTCGGAGAAGCAATTGCAACGCTTGATTGCCCGTAATGAACTAACCGAGTCAGAGGCACGCCATCGTGTGGATTCTCAAATGCCTCTGGAGAAGAAATGTGAAAAATCGCATTTTGTTATTGACAATAATGGTTCAGTGAAGGATACAGAAGAATCCGCACTACGCATCTTTAACATGATGCAAGAGTCTAAGCAGCATTGGTTTAATCGACTACGTTTCTTCGGATTAATTCTCATGATCGGATTTAGCATCTTTTTGATTAGCCGATTTTTTCTGAATGGTGGTTGGCCAAAATCATGGAGCTTTTGA
- the LOC111519397 gene encoding uncharacterized protein LOC111519397 encodes MAEESNRVMKLALEANRNAANVIALLRGVSEGAVATLREQMSFNREALLQFSEERKAKAKAETVQSVQVPMPQDPVSGDPAIMESVILEPIILGPVVSEPRKVEPVPKVPGRCGRGWSGHRRWPTQPIGCCTRKMRTVPSLQLEAFDPPGRWRSKMRTVPSLQLEVFDPPGGWLSIWEECQIEAYKILWRTPRIRIPTATSMAFN; translated from the exons ATGGCCGAGGAATCGAATCGTGTTATGAAACTGGCACTGGAGGCTAACCGCAAT GCTGCAAATGTGATAGCATTGCTCCGTGGAGTTTCGGAGGGCGCCGTTGCGACTCTGAGGGAGCAGATGAGTTTCAACAGAGAAGCACTGCTTCAATTTTCGGAG GAGCggaaggcaaaggcaaaggcagaAACCGTGCAGTCGGTGCAGGTTCCAATGCCACAGGATCCAGTGTCAGGGGATCCAGCGATCATGGAATCCGTGATCCTGGAGCCCATTATACTGGGACCGGTGGTATCGGAACCACGGAAAGTGGAACCTGTCCCAAAGGTTCCTGGAAGATGCGGGCGAGGTTGGTCGGGTCACAGGAGGTGGCCGACACAACCGATTGGGTGCTGTACGCGGAAAATGCGTACAGTGCCCAGTCTGCAGCTGGAAGCGTTCGACCCGCCAGGACGATGGCGGTCGAAAATGCGTACAGTGCCCAGTCTGCAGCTGGAAGTGTTCGACCCGCCAGGAGGATGGCTGTCGATCTGGGAAGAATGCCAGATCGAAGCGTACAAGATCCTATGGCGTACACCCAG GATCAGGATACCAACAGCCACTTCTATGgcttttaattaa
- the LOC111519451 gene encoding uncharacterized protein LOC111519451 → MKRNAPSNNLSKITKTVKKEIKLTPQTDSDDEDDYCEAKVSTEEEIQKLQNQMDLVLKNQIKIIAKLKELTNAPVMSNTISQLFPITTVEQFEEVNAEMADPHNKYVPIMREILKPNGQMRVGGMRKHLHRIIHADLIFEYNFTGVHNKKSFRDNEHFNRALYEINRREGYTEAEYVKEMREVFQTYKNRRHKRASDLRKKNLEAAQLEPEVFFEEVICPDIE, encoded by the exons ATGAAGAGGAATGCCCCCAGCAACAACTTatcgaaaataaccaaaacaGTAAAAAAGGAGATTAAATTGACACCTCAGACAGATTCCGATGATGAGGACGATTATTGTGAAGCAAAAGTTAGCACAGAGGAGGAGAttcaaaaattacaaaatcaaATGGATTTGGTTTTGAagaatcaaataaaaattatagcTAAATTAAAAGAATTGACGAATGCGCCGGTAATGAGTAATACGATATCGCAATTATTTCCAATAACTACAGTGGAACAATTTGAAGAAGTCAATGCCGAAATGGCCGATCCACATAACAAATAT GTCCCCATAATGCGAGAAATATTGAAACCTAACGGCCAGATGCGTGTTGGCGGAATGAGAAAACATTTGCATCGCATAATCCATGctgatttgatttttgaatATAACTTTACTGGTGTTCATAATAAAAAATCGTTCAGAGATAACGAACATTTTAATCGAGCTTTATATG AAATTAATCGCCGCGAAGGCTATACCGAAGCGGAATATGTTAAAGAAATGCGAGAAGTTTTTCAAACATACAAAAATCGGAGACACAAAAGAGCCAGTGatttaaggaaaaaaaatcTTGAGGCTGCTCAATTGGAACCTGAAGTCTTTTTCGAAGAAGTTATCTGCCCAGATATTGAATAA
- the LOC6650510 gene encoding THO complex subunit 4 — protein MVDKIEMSLDDIIKSTRSQKKPQGGRGGGPAGRRPGSSPRFPVAGGRRGGGAAGASVPPRKGAASGAGGVAKGRRGAPAAGGVVQKAKFARGDVNSAWKHDMYDGPKRRAAAGGSSLPGPTRLIVGNLDYGVSNMDIKELFNDFGPMKKAAVHYDRSGRSLGTADVIFERRSDALKAIKQYHGVPLDGRPMTIQLAVSDVTALTRPVGAADVKRRVGGPNTSPYKRGGGQTGGRGGFRRPGNNAGGKPGGGTNPRRERKAAPTAEELDAELDSYINDMKI, from the exons ATGGTggataaaattgaaatgagcCTTGACGACATAATCAAGTCGACCCGGTCGCAGAAAAAACCACAGGGTGGCCGCGGTGGCGGACCCGCTGGACGCCGTCCTGGCTCTAGTCCCCGTTTTCCAGTCGCTGGTGGGCGTCGTGGAGGCGGCGCCGCTGGTGCTTCTGTTCCACCTCGTAAGGGTGCAGCATCTGGTGCTGGAGGCGTTGCTAAAGGTCGGCGCGGAGCCCCCGCTGCGGGTGGCGTCGTACAGAAAGCGAAGTTTGCACGG GGTGATGTGAACAGCGCTTGGAAGCATGATATGTACGATGGACCCAAACGAAGGGCTGCGGCTGGCGGAAGCAGCTTGCCGGGTCCCACACGATTGATTGTGGGCAATTTGGATTATGGCGTTTCAAATATGGATATCAAGGAACTATTCAACGATTTTGGGCCTATGAAGAAGGCGGCCGTACATTACGATCGTTCAGGCAGATCCTTGG GCACTGCTGATGTGATTTTTGAGCGTCGCTCAGACGCTTTGAAGGCCATTAAACAATATCATGGTGTGCCCTTGGATGGCCGACCAATGACCATACAGCTTGCCGTTTCTGACGTAACCGCTCTTACCCGACCAGTGGGTGCAGCTGATGTTAAGCGACGCGTCGGTGGACCAAACACCAGTCCCTATAAGCGTGGTG GTGGTCAAACAGGCGGCCGTGGTGGCTTCCGTCGTCCAGGCAATAATGCTGGTGGCAAACCCGGCGGCGGAACTAATCCTCGCCGTGAGCGGAAGGCCGCACCAACTGCCGAAGAACTTGATGCCGAACTGGACTCGTACATTAATGACATGAAGatctaa
- the LOC6650508 gene encoding tubulin alpha-1 chain: MRECISIHVGQAGVQIGNACWELYCLEHGIQPDGQMPSDKTVGGGDDSFNTFFSETGAGKHVPRAVFVDLEPTVVDEVRTGTYRQLFHPEQLITGKEDAANNYARGHYTIGKEIVDLVLDRIRKLADQCTGLQGFLIFHSFGGGTGSGFTSLLMERLSVDYGKKSKLEFAIYPAPQVSTAVVEPYNSILTTHTTLEHSDCAFMVDNEAIYDICRRNLDIERPTYTNLNRLIGQIVSSITASLRFDGALNVDLTEFQTNLVPYPRIHFPLVTYAPVISAEKAYHEQLSVAEITNACFEPANQMVKCDPRHGKYMACCMLYRGDVVPKDVNAAIATIKTKRTIQFVDWCPTGFKVGINYQPPTVVPGGDLAKVQRAVCMLSNTTAIAEAWARLDHKFDLMYAKRAFVHWYVGEGMEEGEFSEAREDLAALEKDYEEVGMDSGDGEGEGAEEY, encoded by the exons aTG CGTGAATGTATCTCTATCCATGTTGGCCAAGCTGGTGTCCAGATTGGTAACGCCTGCTGGGAGTTGTACTGCCTGGAGCATGGAATCCAGCCCGATGGTCAGATGCCCTCTGACAAGACTGTGGGCGGTGGCGATGATTCGTTCAACACCTTCTTCAGCGAGACTGGTGCCGGCAAGCACGTTCCCCGTGCCGTTTTCGTCGATCTGGAACCTACTGTGGTCGATGAGGTCCGTACTGGTACATACCGTCAGTTGTTCCATCCCGAGCAATTGATCACTGGCAAGGAGGATGCTGCCAACAACTACGCTCGTGGTCATTACACCATCGGCAAGGAAATTGTTGATTTGGTCTTGGATCGCATCCGTAAATTGGCCGATCAGTGCACTGGTCTCCAGGGCTTCCTCATCTTCCACTCTTTCGGTGGCGGTACTGGCTCTGGTTTCACCTCCCTGTTGATGGAGCGTCTCTCCGTCGACTACGGAAAGAAGTCCAAGCTGGAGTTTGCCATCTACCCAGCCCCTCAGGTCTCCACCGCTGTGGTTGAGCCCTACAACTCCATTCTGACCACCCACACCACTCTGGAGCACTCCGACTGCGCCTTCATGGTCGACAACGAGGCCATCTACGATATCTGCCGTCGCAACTTGGACATTGAGCGTCCCACATACACCAACTTGAATCGTTTGATTGGCCAAATTGTGTCTTCAATCACCGCCTCTCTGCGTTTCGATGGTGCCCTCAATGTGGATCTGACTGAATTCCAGACCAATTTGGTGCCCTACCCACGTATCCATTTCCCATTGGTCACCTACGCTCCCGTCATCTCGGCTGAGAAGGCCTACCACGAGCAGTTGTCCGTTGCTGAGATCACGAACGCCTGCTTCGAGCCAGCCAACCAGATGGTCAAGTGCGATCCCCGTCACGGCAAGTACATGGCCTGCTGCATGTTGTACCGTGGTGATGTTGTGCCCAAGGATGTGAATGCCGCTATTGCCACCATCAAGACCAAGCGTACCATTCAGTTCGTCGACTGGTGTCCCACTGGATTCAAGGTTGGCATCAACTACCAGCCCCCCACTGTGGTGCCTGGTGGCGATTTGGCCAAGGTTCAACGTGCTGTCTGCATGTTGTCCAACACCACCGCCATTGCCGAGGCCTGGGCTCGTTTGGATCACAAGTTCGATTTGATGTACGCCAAGCGTGCCTTCGTCCACTGGTATGTGGGTGAAGGTATGGAGGAAGGTGAATTCTCCGAAGCTCGTGAGGATTTGGCTGCCCTCGAGAAGGATTACGAGGAGGTTGGCATGGACTCTGGCGATGGCGAGGGTGAGGGAGCTGAGGAGTACTAG
- the LOC6650505 gene encoding protein Son, whose amino-acid sequence MVGTMTETHAKSTSDVEQSRSKAETQSRIASATATATASAPSPSKVKVKSEKVDAEVEAKLKALRARERASRSKSNENEAAADSEGDPGEDKKDIAPVKSSNEILAELFGVFNAAPPEELLDDKNLLKKHKKEKKEKKKRDKEKSKAKKLARLTDGECSEAETEGKKHKHKRKKHKHKDTKDKDKLKDGERTKEKHLKEVLKESLPVIVKEKEKEKEKEKSQSRKRHTEMGNASAHVPVVKRERLDKERERERERDRSHNSFYNGQRETVRSREASKSKNRPDHDQSDVSLSDEESFLREKASNGHGRGRRPAHNSFYGEPKENQRSHAHPTSSNHRRRRTRSRSRSRELGIDKKRLLEIARKNAISMFKRGNMPGVDNMSPEVKDKVLLKMRYGGRTVQDLTEFCKKISNGDNLSDLSSEEDSDVDKNGNAKAFHHPFQIKEREPIVMHIRNSTPLVPSTAAQREEQTKAITMQFPVSSGQVHRMNEVWVPVETKDSSLAPLPALPPAKQATNLFKDTQKNVFAKSIPQQEQQKPAFKPIQSSHEMGESLTDVPNGFVVPSRPAPDPVPPPAPVSKPIAPVVVQKFVPEVPIPSARTNDNPCPPPAPPTPMPLAMPPAMPPPTPASVSIFPVTAPPLMDVSTIITQRLSAIRRLQDNPADSEAIKMMYNAQRDMSSWASSKHLPGQFTGSTGAQVMKVHELNSGPQLWARRDQLTATKPVTGGMGMALMAKMGWKPGEGLGRCKSGSLQPLLLDVKLDKRGLVSREDIKQAPPQQQQRKNKANPMAGSGNPAASTGPAVPQNNQDKHPVCVLNELTSKNKWTPPQYVLQQNTGPAHMRTFLFSVEINGQKYTPSNGCNSKKEAKLNAAKLCLQALGLLPPS is encoded by the coding sequence ATGGTCGGGACCATGACAGAAACTCATGCAAAGAGCACTTCGGATGTGGAGCAGTCAAGGTCGAAGGCGGAAACTCAATCCCGGATAGCATcggcaactgcaactgcaactgcaagtGCTCCGTCTCCTAGCAAGGTAAAAGTAAAAAGCGAAAAGGTTGATGCTGAGGTGGAAGCCAAGTTGAAAGCTTTAAGGGCAAGAGAACGTGCCTCACGAAGCAAAAGCAATGAGAATGAAGCGGCCGCCGATTCAGAGGGTGACCCTGGAGAGGATAAAAAGGATATTGCCCCCGTGAAATCTTCAAATGAGATACTTGCCGAGTTGTTTGGCGTGTTTAATGCAGCACCGCCTGAGGAGTTGCTGGATGACAAGAATCTTCTtaagaaacacaaaaaggaaaaaaaggaaaagaaaaaaagggaTAAGGAGAAGTCAAAGGCGAAGAAGTTGGCCAGGCTAACGGATGGCGAATGTTCCGAAGCCGAAACTGAGGGTAAAAAACACAAgcacaaacgaaaaaaacataaacacaAGGACACCAAGGATAAAGATAAGCTAAAGGATGGTGAAAGAACCAAGGAGAAACATCTAAAGGAGGTGCTGAAAGAGTCTCTGCCAGTGATAGTCAAGGAAaaagagaaggagaaggaaaaAGAGAAATCCCAGAGTAGAAAACGTCATACGGAGATGGGCAATGCCTCTGCCCATGTGCCTGTAGTTAAACGCGAACGTTTGGATAAGGAACGGgaaagagagcgagaaagGGATCGTAGTCACAATAGCTTTTACAATGGACAACGTGAAACGGTTCGATCCCGCGAAGCCTCTAAATCCAAAAATCGTCCTGATCATGACCAATCCGATGTTTCGCTCTCCGACGAAGAATCGTTTCTACGGGAAAAAGCTTCAAATGGACACGGACGTGGACGTAGACCAGCACATAATAGTTTTTATGGTGAGCCCAAAGAGAACCAGCGTAGTCATGCCCATCCCACAAGCTCTAACCATAGACGGCGACGCACTCGATCACGATCTCGCTCGCGGGAACTCGGTATTGACAAGAAGCGACTGTTGGAGATTGCGCGCAAAAACGCCATTAGCATGTTCAAGCGGGGCAACATGCCCGGCGTTGACAACATGTCACCTGAGGTGAAGGATAAGGTGCTCCTCAAAATGCGATATGGTGGTCGAACCGTTCAGGACTTAACGGAATTCTGTAAAAAGATCTCTAATGGAGATAATTTGTCTGATCTCAGCTCTGAGGAAGATTCCGATGTGGATAAGAATGGCAATGCCAAGGCCTTTCACCATCCCTTTCAAATTAAAGAACGGGAGCCAATCGTAATGCATATCCGTAATTCTACGCCACTTGTGCCATCGACTGCTGCACAGCGGGAAGAGCAGACCAAGGCCATAACCATGCAGTTCCCCGTCTCTTCAGGTCAAGTGCATCGTATGAACGAAGTGTGGGTGCCCGTTGAGACGAAGGACTCATCGTTGGCGCCATTACCTGCGCTGCCGCCTGCGAAGCAAGCGACAAACTTGTTTAAGGATACGCAAAAGAATGTTTTTGCCAAGTCCATACCGCAGCAAGAACAGCAAAAACCTGCCTTTAAACCAATTCAATCGTCGCATGAGATGGGAGAGTCTCTCACAGACGTGCCTAATGGCTTTGTAGTGCCATCTAGACCAGCTCCAGACCCGGTTCCCCCGCCTGCACCAGTAAGCAAACCTATTGCTCCCGTAGTCGTTCAGAAGTTTGTTCCAGAAGTGCCCATACCATCGGCTAGAACTAATGATAACCCATGTCCCCCTCCTGCACCGCCTACGCCAATGCCACTGGCAATGCCACCGGCAATGCCACCGCCAACGCCTGCTAGTGTATCCATTTTTCCAGTCACCGCTCCGCCCTTAATGGATGTGTCTACCATAATCACGCAGCGCCTTAGTGCTATACGCCGACTTCAAGATAATCCCGCCGATTCGGAGGCCATTAAAATGATGTATAATGCCCAGCGAGATATGTCTTCATGGGCATCATCGAAACATTTGCCGGGTCAATTTACTGGTAGCACAGGAGCCCAGGTGATGAAGGTCCACGAGTTAAACAGTGGACCCCAATTATGGGCCAGACGGGATCAGCTAACTGCCACCAAGCCAGTCACTGGCGGTATGGGCATGGCTTTAATGGCGAAAATGGGTTGGAAGCCCGGTGAAGGACTCGGCCGTTGTAAAAGCGGATCACTTCAGCCTCTTCTGCTAGACGTAAAGCTCGATAAGCGTGGCCTGGTGTCCCGCGAGGATATCAAGCAAGCGCcgccacagcagcagcagcgtaAGAACAAAGCAAATCCAATGGCAGGCTCTGGGAATCCAGCGGCATCTACAGGACCCGCTGTTCCCCAGAACAATCAGGACAAGCATCCTGTGTGTGTGCTCAACGAGTTGACCTCAAAGAACAAGTGGACGCCGCCTCAGTATGTTTTGCAGCAAAACACGGGTCCCGCTCATATGCGCACGTTCCTCTTCTCTGTGGAGATCAATGGACAGAAATATACCCCGTCCAATGGCTGCAATAGCAAAAAGGAGGCCAAACTAAATGCGGCCAAATTATGTCTGCAAGCTTTGGGTCTCCTGCCACCCAGCTAG
- the LOC6650309 gene encoding uncharacterized protein LOC6650309 gives MTSTELKIGLNSSARPSSRVLKPPGGGHTNIFSEPEVSVNGPRPKYNQQNSSNLNACMGSTDPNKKVEQLRDEITVQKEDEATKPPPVSQAKDTKASASNGESRGRVPPGGFSSGGFW, from the coding sequence ATGACATCCACCGAATTGAAAATTGGCCTAAACTCCTCAGCTCGCCCATCGAGCCGTGTCCTTAAGCCACCAGGCGGAGGACACACCAATATCTTCTCGGAACCCGAGGTCTCTGTCAATGGCCCGCGCCCCAAATACAATCAACAGAACTCTTCCAATTTGAATGCCTGTATGGGTTCCACTGATCCCAACAAGAAGGTGGAACAGTTACGCGATGAGATCACGGTTCAAAAGGAGGACGAGGCAACCAAGCCACCTCCAGTTAGTCAAGCCAAGGATACCAAGGCATCGGCGTCAAATGGCGAGTCGCGTGGTCGTGTTCCACCCGGCGGATTTTCGTCGGGAGGCTTTTGGTAG
- the LOC6650506 gene encoding importin subunit alpha-4, with protein MTSLDQNRLQNFKNKGKDQEEMRRRRNEVTVELRKNKREETILKRRNVPNLDSNTDEDDQVPNSINLKKLALAAADTSKPEQQLQAVQAARKLLSSDKNPPIDELIKSAILPQLVKCLEQHNHTMLQFEAAWALTNIASGTSDQTNQVVSAGAVPLFLQLLNSPAPNVCEQAVWALGNIIGDGPLLRDFVIKHGVVQPLLSFIKPDIPISFLRNVTWVIVNLCRNKDPPPPAATIHEILPALNVLIHHTDTNILVDTVWAISYLTDGGNEQIQMVIESGVVPKLIPLLGNNEVKVQTAALRAVGNIVTGSDEQTQVVLNYDALSYFPNLLSHPKEKIRKEAVWFLSNITAGNQSQVQAVINVGLLPKIIENLSKGEFQTQKEAAWAISNLTISGNRDQVFTLIKEGVIAPFCDLLSCQDTQVINVVLDGLNNMLKMAESHVEAVANLIEECEGLAKIERLQGHENVDIYKLAYEIIEQYFTDEGEQANLAPSSDGTQYNFDPNADKLPMNSFNF; from the exons aTGACGTCGTTGGACCAGAATcgtttgcaaaattttaaaaacaaaggCAAGGATCAAGAG GAGATGCGTCGGCGGCGTAATGAAGTCACAGTAGAGCTTCGCAAGAACAAACGTGAGGAGACCATTCTCAAGCGCCGTAATGTGCCCAATTTGGATTCGAACACAGATGAAGATGACCAAGTGCCCAATTCGATCAATTTGAAGAAACTGGCATTGGCGGCGGCAGATACCTCCAAACCGGAGCAACAGTTGCAAGCCGTTCAGGCAGCGCGCAAACTACTCTCGTCGGACAAGAATCCACCAATCGATGAACTTATCAAAAGCGCCATATTGCCCCAATTGGTCAAGTGCCTAGAGCAACACAATCACACAATGTTACAGTTTGAAGCAGCATGGGCGCTTACCAATATTGCATCTGGCACATCGGATCAGACTAATCAG GTCGTCTCTGCTGGTGCCGTTCCGCTCTTCCTTCAACTACTTAACTCACCCGCTCCAAATGTCTGCGAACAAGCCGTATGGGCTTTGGGCAACATTATTGGCGATGGTCCATTGCTACGAGATTTTGTCATTAAGCATGGCGTTGTCCAGCCGTTGTTGTCCTTCATCAAGCCGGACATACCAATTTCGTTCTTGCGCAATGTCACCTGGGTGATTGTGAACTTATGCCGTAACAAGGATCCGCCGCCGCCAGCCGCCACAATCCATGAGATCCTGCCCGCACTGAATGTGCTTATCCATCACACGGACACGAATATTCTAGTGGACACTGTCTGGGCTATTAGCTATTTAACCGATGGCGGCAACGAGCAGATCCAAATGGTTATCGAGAGTGGAGTTGTGCCGAAGCTAATTCCATTATTGGGCAACAATGAGGTTAAAGTCCAAACGGCGGCTTTGCGTGCAGTCGGAAATATTGTCACTGGATCCGATGAGCAGACACAAGTTGTACTCAACTATGATGCGCTCTCCTATTTCCCAAATTTGCTCTCGCACCCGAAGGAAAAGATACGCAAAGAAGCGGTCTGGTTCTTGTCTAACATTACCGCTGGCAATCAGTCGCAAGTGCAGGCTGTCATCAATGTTGGTCTCTTGCCGAAAATCATCGAGAACTTGAGCAAGGGCGAATTCCAGACACAAAAAGAAGCCGCATGGGCCATAAGTAATCTGACTATCAGTGGTAATCGCGATCAAGTCTTTACGTTGATAAAAGAAGGTGTCATTGCACCGTTCTGTGATCTGTTATCATGCCAGGACACACAAGTTATCAAT GTGGTACTCGATGGTCTTAACAACATGCTCAAAATGGCCGAATCGCATGTGGAGGCCGTTGCCAATTTAATTGAAGAATGCGAGGGTCTGGCTAAAATTGAGCGCCTGCAAGGCCACGAAAATGTTGATATCTATAAACTGGCATACGAAATCATTGAGCAATACTTTACAGATGAG GGCGAACAAGCAAATCTGGCGCCATCATCCGATGGCACACAGTATAACTTTGACCCGAATGCTGATAAGCTACCGATGAACTCTTTCAACTTTTAA